AGATCAAATTAATACAtcttaatagaaatatttaaaaaatctgttgtttttgtttattctgtttttaaaatatttgagaaaaagagACATACTTTATATACAATAAATTATAGTTATTGAAGATGCCTTAAATTAGCATTTTGTGCCCCGTTTTTCTTATTGGCTCAAGTGTTTATATAATTGGCCAATGACTGTCCACCTTGTTGCAGAGTAAAGGTCGAGATGTGGCCAAAAATTAGTAAGATGTGATTTAATTTCTCTTCAACTTGTTTCATTTGGCCTCGTTGTGAAGAAATtaagtatgttttgtttttttttgtattttgtttgtataaatATGTAAGATATTTTTaggatttgtgttttaaaactgaagCTTAGCACCACTTAGTAAATACATGATATGTTGAGTGAAATATTAGTGCAGATAGCTTTTAGAgcattatgtacatttttatgcCACCTGCTActggagatttattttttaaattcttgtcAATGGCACTTTCCCTGTAGAGGGCGCTtgaaaagtattaaaagatttAGACCTCAAacgtatttttttcattttggaccagatgaaaaatgttttcaccttGGTTGTTTTATTCACCTGTCAGCTTTTCATTTAAACCTTTTAAATCATGAGAAACTCTGTTGTGTCTACTGGATTATTTTGGCTCTTCATGGTTTCTCTCTGTGTGCAGGCAGGCTGTGAGGCGGTGCCTCACCGGGCCACCGTCTACGCCCAGCTGGTGgagtcggagctgctgtggaaCTGGGCCCAGCTGCAGCCAGTGGAGGTGGAGGGGGCCCGTCTGGTCCCGCCGCCCGCCGTCGGCCGCTGTGCCGGCGCTCACTCGGTTTGTGACGTCCAGCTGAGCCAGGTCCCCCCCAGCAGCTTCACCCCGCTGAGTCCGCTCTGCACCATGTTCAGGTAGAAGCATCTTCTGCTTTTCTTGTTTCCAACACGCAGTCACTGCTCACACCTGTCTGCGTCCTTCCCAGTGTGGACTTCAGCAAACCAGTTAGCAGTGCCTTCCAGTCCCACTCCACCAGGTTCGTGGCTCGGTCCGGCGGTCGGGCTCAGGTCGTTCTGTCCTGGTGGGATCTGGAGATGGATCCCAGCGGGACCATTGTGTGCAGCATGGCTCCCAGTTGGACGTATCCACAGCCAGCGAAGGCCCCAGTGAGTAACTGGTCAGAGTTTGAGGAGGCAGATCTGTCCAGAGCGACGACTCTAAAGCTTGTTGGGGGTAAAAAATGTGCAGAAGATTTAAGACACATGAGTTTACCAAACTGAGTTTAATTTGTTGCTGTTTCTTAAAGTGTGAGACTTCAAATTGTTAGTGTAgtgtatttattgatttattgatcaCCTTTTTAGTCTTACCAGCTATTCGAAGTTTTTTATCGacaagttttgtgtttttaacctCCATTGATTGAAGCAATGGAATTAAATGCTACACCCTCtagttaaatattaattgttggtgtgttgtttttactgtGACTTTCTGTAATATTAATTCCCTATTGGGACATGAATGAATATCTGAATCTGAATGTGTGAAACTTAAGGTCCGGGGTCCAAATCCATCCCGCCATTGCTTTTAATGTGGCCCTCTAAACTCCAGAGTTCTTAAATATCATCATATCAATTAAATCaaagaagtttttatttgtttactgccaaattacagATCAGCCCATCCAGTTTTTCATGATTATCTGGTGGTTGAAGTTCATGCAAGATCAACAGATTCacacatgtttttgtgtgaatgcataattgtgagtcTATTGCAATTTTCCACAAGAAATGGTCAGAAACGTCGggtttaagtgatgctaactcccgCCTGCAAGTGGCAGCATTTCTTACTTCTATCACAACGCTCCCTCAGCCTCACTTAATGTCAAGTTGCAGTTTGTGATCAATGTGGTGagtaacaaatatttttaaagtagctctacaaaatcagtgattttgattgcaaaaaaaatcacaaaaataatcttaagATCCTGGATGGACCagtcagtgtgaaaagatgtacAATATTATTTAGTTTACGCAAGTCATTGAATGCAGACAGAgcttttcttcatattttaactgTTTGTTAATGTGCTTTATCAATACATCCTGGCAAAACCAGTCGTTTGAGAACATCTGTGACGTAGATTTGGCCCAAAAGGAAAAACCAGCTTTAAGTTTCTCCAGTAAATCCGAGTCCTGCTGTTGTGTTTTAGTGGCGGGATCACTGGATGCAGAGTGTTTACTTCCTGCCTGCAGAGCGCCAGGTGGCTGAGCAAGAGGAGCTCAGTCTGACGGTCTGCCATGACGACTACAGTCTGTGGTACAGCCTCCAGCCTCACAGGTCCGCTTGGACAGCTTTGTTTTGTCATCACTTCCCCAATTAATCAACGTGTAACGTTTACCTCAGTTTGGTGAACCTTTCTGTCTCGATGTTTCAGTCTCCAGGATGCCCAGACTAAGACCCCGCCGTCTCGGCCGTGTTGCACCTGTCAGGCTCACCTCGTCTGGACTCGACCTCGCTTCGGTGAACTAAACGACAGACGGCGTACGGGGAGCTACGTCGCAGCTCTTCGCAGTGTAAGCGAACGCCGTCATTATGACCGAGTGTACATGGTTGCGTTTGTGTGCGTTCATTAAAGCGGCGGTTCTCCAGGTTCTGAGCGAGGACAGTGTGTGTCTCTCCGTCAGCGATGGAAGTCTGCTTCCTGTGTTCGCTCACATGCTGGGAGCCAAGAAGGTATGGCAGCTCCTGCAATCCAAATGTCCCTGCTCAGATTCTTgtattaatgtttgtttttttttgtgctgttgttCTGACTCAGGTGTTCAGTTTGGAAAACTCCAGAATGTCCAAGCAAGTTATTGAGGAGGTAAAACTACAAAGTTATTGTCTGAAGGCTTTTATTTGGTACCAAATGATGGGATGGTGACTAGTAGAGGGAAGACTTAATTAGCTCTTTGGCATATCAGTAACCTTTGGAAAGCcctggtttttatttatgacCACAATCAGCTTAATTCAGGTGAGTTGGAGCAGGAATGAATCCAGAGGCATTTGAAGAATGGAGATGCAAACTCCTGATACAGATTGTAATTAACCCACATTTTCTggacactttttgttttttgttaccTAAGCCTAAACCAGGCGTCAGCTACCACCACACTCCAAAAAAACGTCTTTGTGGTCAGTCCTGCTGAATAAATTTTGCTAACGCTACCAACGCTACATAATCTAAacagttttggggttttttttgttatagaaaaatgttacttttgctGATTAATTTTGCTCTGCAGATGTTGGAAGCCAACTCTAAGAAAGGCGGGGTTGAACTGCTGGAGATCAGGCCTGAACAGCTCACCAGCCAGGACCTCAGAGGAGAGCAGGTACCGCTTTCAATGATGATCACACCgtgctgcagaacatttcatttatttgatgatttaaaaacagagcaagaggatgaaaacagttattttttttatcagaaatggCATCTTTCACACTGATCTGCTTCTCTGAACTTCAAGCTAGTGCCAAGTTGGAAAAATAGGGAGTTGGAAGAAGTgttgtttttagtatttttatgaGATCTAACctccaaaaatacaaaaaatacaggTGGTTGAaagttttttaagaaataatcagaataattttattaagtaAATCACCACCAAACAGTAAAGAAGGGTCACTTGGACTGGGATTTACTTGAACAACCTTGTAACTTCTAGTTTGTAATTGTTGGGATATTTAAATACTAAGGTTAAGTAACATAGAGCTTCcttcttttaatatttcttaaagCAATTTCTGGGAAAACTTTTTTGTAACAAATAGAGATGAACTAATCAATTGATCAGAGAGCAAGTCATAtgataaattcatttttattttttatttattaaatggataaaaacgCAGATCTCCCATATTCATTGTCTTCCACTTTTTTGGAGTTTAGTAGAGATCTAggtacatatttttttttgatgGATGAACAAGGGTAATATTGTAATCTCTCTTGAATCTTGGATTCAGGACTTCATCAAACAACCTGCAGTCATTTTTTCTCTGTTAGGTGTTTTAGTcctcagataaaaaaataaataagtttggGCTAAAATAGCAATGAGatctcaaataaaaacaatttgcagCTCTAGTAGTTAGTTATTTTCTGTCCCAATTAAAGCAAAGTAATCAAAAAGTaactttattaatgttttatttatttaaaataacacatcACAAGTTAAAGACCCAGTTATGTTTTTAAGTTGATCATCTAAAACCTGGTGTTACGCCTCCTGCAGATTTCTGTCCTAATGGGGGAGCCGTACTTCAGCACCAGCCTGCTGCCGTGGCGCTCCCTGTTCTTCTGGTACTGTAGGACGGCTCTGGCGGGCCTCCTGCGCCCCACTGCCACCATCCTGCCCTGCTCTGCCTCCCTGCATGCTGTGGCTGTGGAGTTCCAGGTCAGACAATCGAGCGTTTGACCAAACATCATCCAAAAGCCACACAAGTTGTTAGCAGAACAATTCAACTTGTATGCACaattacatttcagtttgagtCGTAGAAACTTCATGATCTGATGCCAGCGTGCGactcagtcattttaaaaatgtaattactttaaagttattttaacatGCTAGTATTAAATGATATATCTGACTTGTATAATTTTGAGCTCATTCCTAATAGAGCCGTTCCTTTGTTTCCTTTGAAAGGCTTCAGGTATTTCCGTTTTTGCTGAAAACTGgcaagatttaaaataaatttcaagcGAGTCCAttaagatttcaaaataaattattgtgttatttttgtttgttgttaggATTTGTGGAGAATAAGAGCGCCGTGTGGAATATGTGAAGGCTTTGATGTCACTCCCATGGATGAGATGGTCCAGGTAAAGATTAAAATCAAGGTCAAGCTaaaatgtaactagttattTATTACTAGGgtgatgttttaataataataatactacgTCAaggtgtgtttttgtatttgaaaatgtgtaCCTGTGTCTTTAAATCACccatg
Above is a window of Xiphophorus hellerii strain 12219 chromosome 2, Xiphophorus_hellerii-4.1, whole genome shotgun sequence DNA encoding:
- the prmt7 gene encoding protein arginine N-methyltransferase 7, which gives rise to MKTFCGRANPTTGALDWVEESEEYDYHQEIARSCYADMLHDHDRNEKYYQGIRAAVSRIKARGERVVVLDIGTGTGLLSMMAVTAGADFCYAVEVFKPMAEAAQCVVKKNNFSDKIKIINKHSSDVTVGPDGDMHEKANLLITELFDTELIGEGALPSYEHAHQNLVQAGCEAVPHRATVYAQLVESELLWNWAQLQPVEVEGARLVPPPAVGRCAGAHSVCDVQLSQVPPSSFTPLSPLCTMFSVDFSKPVSSAFQSHSTRFVARSGGRAQVVLSWWDLEMDPSGTIVCSMAPSWTYPQPAKAPWRDHWMQSVYFLPAERQVAEQEELSLTVCHDDYSLWYSLQPHSLQDAQTKTPPSRPCCTCQAHLVWTRPRFGELNDRRRTGSYVAALRSVLSEDSVCLSVSDGSLLPVFAHMLGAKKVFSLENSRMSKQVIEEMLEANSKKGGVELLEIRPEQLTSQDLRGEQISVLMGEPYFSTSLLPWRSLFFWYCRTALAGLLRPTATILPCSASLHAVAVEFQDLWRIRAPCGICEGFDVTPMDEMVQRSLDFRESREAEPHPLWEYPCRALTHPAAVMTFDFTQCVPQKPISSQGSLPFIRTGRCHGVALWMEYHLTDDVTVSGGLTQPISEQGDCEWSRHRKQGVYFLRSAWDSLGDGRTGVSYSFTFEPSLGDVKMDFSITGH